In Porites lutea chromosome 1, jaPorLute2.1, whole genome shotgun sequence, a single genomic region encodes these proteins:
- the LOC140923688 gene encoding LYR motif-containing protein 2-like: MATGKLPQKALNLKQFFLRRQVLTLYRQILRTLREVPDEDHKKELADWARAEFKKNKHEKDEIVIKMMLSQGRLTLQEISSAINLAK; the protein is encoded by the exons ATGGCGACTGGAAAGTTGCCGCAAAAGGCATTGAATTTGAAGCAG TTCTTTCTTAGACGACAAGTTTTGACCCTCTACAGACAAATTCTTCGAACTTTGCGAGAAGTGCCGGATGAAGATCACAAGAAAGAGCTTGCAGATTGGGCAAGAGCAgaattcaagaaaaacaaacatgaaaaagaTGAG ATTGTCATCAAAATGATGCTTTCCCAAGGTCGCCTTACACTGCAAGAAATTTCATCTGCAATAAACCTTGCCAAGTGA
- the LOC140923630 gene encoding uncharacterized protein, translating to MAFEAIFVLLAVMQGIEANGLGKPFSILHGMKPVLPGDSDLSRLLYPVTKSKLFDNIQHETTQTGITYFGGFIQVTYHPDERDLIKTFLSIWHFEDETRDAAAFTYQPTSTTASQGSMRPYAQLLGITPDNMVGKTYVLARYWKNISKTTMTNADFSNLTSSAVSSDATSDKITELFSEYGTHYVSGYEIGDLIYQVFVYDKEIGSKDILKFPFQDPAYSFGSKSYAFRQLTQPRKGDKGFSREAGRILSASGDAALKNIIPKLKDDIYRVAASIFMFPVSPSADKMTDTLTKTIPIRVFFKPIVNKLLTTESPSKSTWNDVLSATVFQKFGKASLPNFPTTQSLNVEGFYGSFNPDLVTSTATNYITITQVNFKLDDFVVSDPKFVTHLFIYADVLEISETAQLRLPGSRKIFLVCREFVASSSGNKVPEIIVGSHANSEPVIKIIAKRFRGILKLTQSKNGKHYTYANEYVYKTVKDPNLSGQFTVKEENTKKLLYPDKQTAAELYDNTGTTNEARWLHQSLVNSLELTVTSVESILTVRASSQSVKTASESLNWVTETLTRSAKGSSPLSPDLEMVLGRVLLLGKTQLTEYARSRLIVLRLNFPQYQPLYERLLTAVSNYETTYRTVSTEIQRRRLVETTTNSLQELNRNVKSIGSFLVEQAEVNAQHQDDVAKTQQAVHDLEKDQISRKQGEADKLLQEILKIQNDVKTTGDALIKALKQYEKEQIISAVLNVAEVIGSLFTGGVGLANIDKKLTGIVRIAEKLKNVVTIIEQVSKLYDLGRNLRNDIGTINRALENIPSTAVGTDSFPTELEWIDFDTDVQSFTTPGGFLPGQVAGEALDFQRAAKRLSARGRRYVNIAANIAERKYKQIQIEMQRDLAKRQSNRLRALKTRLTQNDLSNHDAKTTDLFEIGNIIKMKENQVRSQLIQTFVSMDAALQYYYLQKPTLVTSYDTMAIQVAAVRQMQSSISALENFPSRPVDLSKPIDFTVPNVAVNDLLSKEGYTIPVPLSSLPFRDYVRVRVLKIEVRADNILESADDTAYIQATALGESFQDRDLDRNPRIFSTTPNEYRFVYNIKTGKSVVDVNPSPNFVNKFIQVTPFDDWVFRFPKVTTNKGIRFSTKLTTLRIKFYVNVIFHPPPSTNNDQLLHRRLSDDVLGSKDKLLTDLSGRSLVREWDATMAVSAERVNELWKNQYDADTNAGFVKSITTARTLASDSRSFRVETRVMMKVGPPIIQFVRNNQDRATLKIKIKSAVMEYWEFSKRRKTEDNYNETATLSDGSEISGTMNLLQVRGSLTKDSRVVLDLSNGVFEVLELPLKGHLELTIRNQIQLFFNTKLKSTDFELARITYEDKLTPSSLVPDKFYLATGGFATSTSGYGTLFIFFKTRSASATATEQTKRDFNDPLSIDKKIIPNKFEVALFISNRIIFKDIIKEEIKNKFGFGVHTDVLPGQSVSPSQQSLYVKGDQGASRSLPMRLHFSRYKSLSFTFTIPGNTLTAKPFNKGQKLQVHWVNSNLAMSIPYPSHQCGGIFCHDTTEHETVTFTTNFVRNFVPSIDRDLTISYTEEAVSGSASSSVSSITEWWRGSEFRTAKNTITSTVDNYLSGLRFNFQSISAFAITQVLFPNKKVFYMTEVYIPGDMLILGTVNTSPTPAAK from the exons ATGGCTTTTGAAGCTATTTTCGTTCTTCTGGCAGTGATGCAAGGAATTGAAG CCAATGGTCTTGGTAAACCATTCAGCATTCTTCATGGTATGAAGCCAGTCCTGCCAGGTGACAGTGATCTCAGTCGGCTACTTTATCCAGTAACGAAATCTAAACTGTTTGACAACATCCAACATGAAACCACCCAAACCGGAATTACATATTTCGGTGGCTTTATCCAGGTGACGTACCATCCAGATGAAAGAGATTTGATCAAGACGTTCCTCTCGATTTGGCATTTCGAAGATGAGACCAGAGACGCGGCGGCATTTACTTATCAGCCGACTTCAACGACCGCGTCCCAAGGTAGCATGAGGCCCTATGCTCAACTCCTTGGTATAACACCTGACAACATGGTGGGGAAAACCTACGTTCTGGCACGATATTGGAAGAATATAAGCAAGACAACTATGACCAACGCAGATTTTTCAAATCTTACATCATCCGCCGTTTCTTCTGATGCTACAAGCGACAAGATAACGGAACTGTTCTCAGAATATGGTACCCATTACGTTTCCGGTTATGAGATTGGCGACCTAATTTACCAAGTATTTGTGTATGACAAAGAAATCGGCAGCAAAGACATTCTTAAATTCCCCTTTCAAGATCCTGCATACAGTTTCGGTTCCAAAAGTTACGCGTTTCGCCAGTTAACCCAGCCAAGAAAGGGCGACAAGGGATTCAGTCGTGAGGCCGGAAGGATTTTGTCAGCCAGCGGTGATGCTGCTTTGAAGAACATCATACCAAAGTTGAAGGATGATATCTACAGGGTGGCTGCAAGTATCTTTATGTTCCCAGTAAGCCCATCTGCAGACAAAATGACAGACACCCTTACCAAAACAATTCCTATACGCGTTTTCTTCAAACCCATCGTCAATAAACTCTTGACGACCGAATCACCATCGAAGTCAACATGGAATGATGTTTTGTCCGCTACAGTTTTTCAGAAATTTGGGAAAGCTAGCCTTCCGAACTTCCCTACTACCCAGAGCCTTAATGTTGAGGGTTTCTATGGCAGTTTCAATCCAGATCTTGTAACATCTACCGCAACTAACTACATTACTATAACCCAGGTGAACTTCAAGTTGGACGATTTCGTAGTTTCAGATCCCAAGTTCGTcacacatttatttatttatgcaGATGTCTTGGAAATCAGCGAAACTGCTCAGTTGAGGCTTCCCGGGTCCAGAAAGATATTTCTTGTATGCCGAGAATTCGTGGCGTCGTCCTCTGGTAACAAGGTTCCAGAAATAATTGTTGGCTCCCACGCAAATTCTGAGCCCGTCATCAAAATAATTGCCAAACGATTTCGTGGTATTTTGAAGCTGACCCAATCCAAGAATGGCAAACACTACACATATGCAAACGAATACGTCTACAAAACAGTAAAAGATCCGAACTTAAGCGGCCAATTTACAGTTAAGgaggaaaatacaaagaaactTCTTTATCCTGACAAACAAACTGCAGCGGAACTTTACGACAATACCGGAACAACAAACGAAGCGAGGTGGCTACACCAAAGCTTGGTTAACAGCCTGGAGTTGACTGTGACCAGTGTAGAAAGCATTTTAACGGTCCGTGCCAGTAGCCAATCAGTTAAAACAGCAAGCGAAAGTTTGAACTGGGTTACAGAAACCCTGACAAGAAGCGCCAAGGGATCTTCGCCTTTATCTCCCGACCTTGAAATGGTCCTTGGTCGTGTTTTATTGTTAGGTAAGACCCAATTGACAGAATACGCCAGGTCAAGACTCATCGTTCTCAGATTGAACTTCCCCCAATACCAACCCCTTTACGAACGACTATTGACAGCTGTCTCCAACTATGAAACCACATACAGAACAGTCTCCACTGAAATACAACGCCGCAGGCTAGTAGAGACTACAACAAATTCCCTACAGGAGCTAAACAGAAATGTAAAGAGCATTGGTTCTTTCCTGGTTGAACAGGCTGAAGTCAACGCGCAGCATCAAGACGACGTTGCGAAGACCCAGCAAGCTGTCCATGACTTGGAGAAAGATCAAATCAGCCGAAAACAAGGTGAAGCTGACAAGTTACTTCAGGAGATCCTGAAAATACAGAATGACGTGAAAACTACTGGAGATGCATTGATTAAAGCACTTAAACAGTACGAAAAAGAGCAAATAATATCAGCAGTTTTGAACGTTGCCGAAGTTATTGGATCGTTGTTCACAGGAGGCGTCGGCTTGGCAAATATCGACAAGAAGCTGACAGGAATTGTTCGGATTGCGGAAAAGTTAAAGAACGTTGTTACAATAATTGAACAAGTGAGTAAACTTTACGACCTTGGCAGAAATTTGAGGAATGATATCGGCACGATCAACCGAGCTTTGGAAAACATCCCAAGTACAGCGGTCGGTACAGATAGTTTCCCGACGGAACTGGAATGGATTGATTTTGACACAGATGTGCAGTCGTTTACAACGCCGGGCGGCTTTCTCCCAGGTCAAGTGGCCGGAGAGGCACTCGATTTTCAACGTGCTGCCAAACGTTTATCGGCTAGGGGTAGGAGGTACGTAAACATTGCTGCAAACATAGCCGAACGAAAATAcaaacagatacaaattgaAATGCAGAGAGATCTCGCCAAACGACAGAGCAATCGTTTACGAGCACTCAAGACAAGATTAACACAAAACGACCTCTCAAATCACGATGCAAAAACTACCGATCTCTTTGAAATTGGTAACATCATCAAAATGAAAGAGAATCAAGTTCGTTCGCAGCTTATCCAAACGTTTGTTAGCATGGATGCTGCCCTGCAATACTACTATCTTCAGAAACCAACCCTGGTGACAAGTTACGACACTATGGCCATTCAAGTGGCAGCCGTTCGTCAGATGCAATCGTCTATTTCAGCACTGGAAAACTTTCCCTCCCGTCCTGTGGACCTGTCAAAGCCAATCGACTTCACTGTTCCTAATGTAGCAGTTAACGATTTGCTCTCCAAGGAAGGGTATACTATCCCAGTTCCACTGAGTTCTCTTCCCTTCCGTGATTATGTGCGCGTTCGCGTTTTGAAAATAGAAGTACGCGCAGACAATATTTTAGAGTCAGCGGATGACACTGCATATATCCAAGCCACCGCCTTGGGAGAATCATTCCAAGATAGAGACCTTGATCGTAATCCAAGAATCTTTTCAACCACACCCAATGAATATCGCTTTGTCTACAACATTAAAACTGGAAAATCGGTTGTGGATGTAAATCCATCTCCGAATTTTGTCAATAAGTTTATACAAGTGACGCCGTTTGACGACTGGGTATTTCGTTTTCCAAAAGTGACCACCAACAAAGGAATTCGTTTCTCGACAAAACTTACCACTCTCAGAATTAAATTCTACGTGAACGTCATCTTTCACCCTCCACCATCGACTAACAATGATCAACTTCTCCATCGACGTCTCTCCGACGATGTGTTAGGTAGCAAGGATAAACTTCTCACCGATCTAAGTGGTCGCTCACTGGTGCGTGAATGGGATGCCACAATGGCAGTAAGCGCTGAGCGCGTGAATGAGCTTTGGAAAAATCAGTACGACGCTGACACCAACGCTGGTTTCGTGAAAAGTATAACAACTGCAAGGACACTGGCCTCAGATAGCAGAAGTTTTAGGGTGGAAACGAGAGTTATGATGAAAGTCGGTCCGCCCATTATCCAGTTTGTTAGAAACAACCAAGACAGGGCAACtctgaaaatcaaaatcaaaagtgCAGTAATGGAGTACTGGGAGTTTAGTAAAAGACGTAAAACCGAagataattacaatgaaaccGCAACCTTAAGTGACGGAAGTGAAATTTCGGGCACCATGAATTTACTCCAAGTTCGTGGATCGTTGACAAAAGATTCCAGAGTGGTTCTTGATTTAAGCAATGGAGTTTTTGAAGTCTTAGAGTTACCTCTTAAAGGACACTTAGAACTAACTATCAGAAACCAAATTCAGCTGTTCTTCAACACGAAGTTAAAATCGACAGATTTCGAGTTGGCGCGAATCACGTACGAAGATAAGCTTACACCAAGCAGTCTTGTGCCTGATAAGTTTTATCTTGCAACGGGTGGATTTGCAACTTCAACTTCTGGCTATGGAactttgttcattttctttaagaCACGTTCTGCCAGCGCGACTGCAACGGAGCAAACCAAACGAGACTTTAACGACCCGCTCTCGATTGACAAGAAAATTATCCCTAACAAGTTTGAAGTTGCTTTGTTCATCAGTAACAGAATCATCTTCAAAGATATAATAAAGGaagaaatcaaaaacaaattcggTTTCGGAGTACACACGGACGTTCTTCCAGGGCAATCGGTATCACCCAGTCAGCAGTCCCTTTACGTCAAGGGAGATCAAGGTGCATCTCGTAGCCTACCTATGAGGCTACATTTTTCAAGATACAAATCACTGTCATTTACTTTCACCATTCCTGGAAACACCCTTACGGCAAAACCTTTTAATAAAGGTCAAAAGCTTCAAGTCCACTGGGTCAACAGCAACTTGGCCATGAGTATTCCGTATCCTAGCCATCAATGTGGTGGTATATTCTGTCATGATACAACTGAACACGAAACAGTGACCTTCACCACCAATTTTGTGAGAAACTTTGTGCCTTCCATTGACAGAGACTTGACGATATCATACACTGAGGAGGCTGTATCTGGATCAGCCAGCAGCAGTGTATCCTCAATCACGGAATGGTGGCGCGGCTCGGAATTCCGCACTGCTAAGAATACCATCACCAGCACAGTGGACAACTACTTGTCAGGATTGCGATTCAACTTTCAAAGCATATCCGCCTTTGCCATCACTCAAGTTCTCTTCCCCAACAAGAAGGTCTTTTACATGACCGAGGTTTACATTCCTGGCGACATGCTTATTCTTGGTACTGTCAACACAAGTCCCACACCGGCCGCAAAGTGA